In Neoarius graeffei isolate fNeoGra1 chromosome 17, fNeoGra1.pri, whole genome shotgun sequence, a single window of DNA contains:
- the si:dkey-35i13.1 gene encoding uncharacterized protein C11orf87 homolog yields MSAGSSESLALSIPPCTLNGTVRTNNGTCADPTDPLFRSFSSTMVLLVLVTMIAGTVLVSLVTFHLHKSKMRKRKMQRAQEEYERDSGRPKAAARGKPAVRPCVMERPTAVQKSDPKANKEATDSAGIPEKECTDDNTRHTRSQTRRDHLLESVAVS; encoded by the coding sequence ATGAGCGCCGGGTCTTCCGAAAGCCTGGCGCTTTCCATCCCACCGTGCACCTTGAATGGCACGGTGCGCACCAATAATGGCACGTGCGCCGACCCCACCGATCCGCTCTTCCGGTCGTTTTCGTCCACAATGGTGCTCTTGGTGCTTGTGACGATGATCGCTGGCACTGTCCTGGTCTCCCTTGTCACCTTCCACCTGCACAAGAGCAAGATGAGGAAGCGCAAAATGCAGAGAGCGCAGGAGGAGTACGAACGCGACAGCGGCCGCCCCAAAGCCGCGGCGAGAGGGAAGCCGGCGGTCAGGCCCTGCGTGATGGAGAGACCTACAGCGGTGCAGAAAAGCGACCCGAAAGCGAACAAAGAAGCCACTGACAGTGCAGGCATCCCGGAGAAAGAGTGCACGGATGATAATACAAGACATACTCGGAGCCAGACGCGCAGGGATCACCTGTTGGAATCCGTCGCGGTGTCTTGA